The Moorena producens PAL-8-15-08-1 genomic interval TAATTCGCCAAGGTCAAGCTCACCTAATAGCTATGAGAAACGCTAGATATAGGTTTCAACCGGGCTCGATCTGAAAGCTTATATCATGTCGGGATAATTACCCTTAATAAAAATCTCCCCATCTCCCCATCTCCCCATCTCCCCATCTCCCCACCCTCCCTCTAATTATGGGTATTCAACCTGACTTGATATTACTACTTACGGTCAATCGGTCAACCCGGGTAAGAAGCGATCAAATCAAGGTTTTTTGGCAGTTCTCCACCATGGGGTTTGTCTAAGACTTGAATCTTGTAGCCCAAAGATTCTAACAACTGACAACATTGCTGATAGACAGGTCGTCCATGGATAGACAAGAAAATGGTAGGATGAGCACTTTCCAACAGAGATTTGGCACCAAGTAGAACAAACTTCTCATGCCCCTCCACATCAATTTTGATGCAGTCCGGCACAGGAAGTTCACCACTGGCAATCAGTTGATCTAAACTAACCATCTTGACTTGAAGTGTTCCTTGAGAAGAAATACCCCCCTGATAGCTGCCAGAGGTTTCTCTAAAGGATGCCATACCAGAGCGGTCTGAAAGCGCTGCTGCCATAACTGTGGCATTGGTAATGCTGTTGATAGACAGATGTTTTCTTAAGTAACCAAGGTTTTGGGGTAGGGGCTCAAAGGCAAAAACTTTTCCCTGATCACCAACTAGCACCGAAGTCAATAGTGTAAAGAAACCAGCGTGAGCTCCAATATCAAATACAGTGTTTCCTAATTTCAGAGTTTTCTCAAGCACCCGTTGGTTGTCATACTCATAAGTCCCTAACCAACAGCCGTTTCTGCCAGCACCAACTATCCATTTTTTACCCGCGAGCTTACCTAGCCAGATCGGCATTGTCATCTCAGGAGGAATTAGCCTTAAGGGCAAACGTAAAACCTGACCAAAGAGGCTTTTTCGGGAAATCTGTTCCAAATCCATAGTTTGATTACCTTATGAAGCTGAAAACTATTAGAGTTTCTATTGATACAATTCCCGAAAATTATGGTCAAGTAACAGCTTTACCTTTAGTGGTCAGCCGTCAGCCGTCAGCCGTCAGCGGTCAGTGGTCAGCGGTCAGCGGTCAGCGGTCAGCGGTCAGCCGTCAGCCGTCAGCCGTCAGTAGTCAGCTTATTTTATTCAAAAGCTGAACGCGCACGCGTGTGCTTAGCACCTGATTGACTGACAAAAGTTATTCCGGAGCATATTGGTAGGTCAGTACTTTGAACTCTAGCCTATAAGTTCGTTTTTCGTGTTGTTTGCGCGATGCCATAACTGGGTCAGGATCACGGTTGGAGGTGAAACTTACGTGACGAATCAGTCGCCATCCGTTTAAAAGAGCAGTTTTGACCCAATCCCAGCCGATGCGGAAATAGCTGTTGCCACGTGCGCCAATGGGTGTCAACCCACCGTCGTTTCCCGGTTTCCACAACCAATGTGCCTTGCGCTGTCACATAGAGTGTGGCCAAGGCCAAGATGAACCACAGTCTCGTGCATGGCACATACACACCGAATCTCGGATTTCTGGATGTTCCAGCCGTTGGACTGGTCGTCCTTAAAAGCCTCCTCAATATCGAATCTCAATCCGTATTCACAGAATGTTTGTAAGGTGGTCGGTTGATCACTGACGATGGCCCAAAACTCCCCATTGATGTTGTTGCGCCCAAACGCTATGTGAAGCGAGTCATACCATTGATCTTTATGCAATCCCACGTTGTGAAAACACAGCGCTTCGCCCGGTTTGAAGTGAAACTTTTTCAGTTGACACCAACCTTTGCCAGTTCGCCAAATCCAAGCATCCTTTTTCAAACGGATACGATAATGCCAATGCCATTTCTGAGTCAGGGCTTTGATCAAATCCTTATGGACAAACCCTCGATCAGCCAATAAGACAATTTTCACGTGTTTGGGTAGGCACCGAGCTGCCTGATCCAACAGGTCTCGGTAGTCCCTGAATGAGACCATAGCACTGCTATGGTGAAGGACTCGCCAAGCTACTGGCAGAGCACGACCCCGATAAACCACTGCCACAAGGGAACTGGCAATACTCATCCCAGAACAAAGACGTATCCAAGCTCAAGTAAAGACACTCCTGTTGCCAGTCGGCCAAGGCCGCTTGGATCAAGGGTTTATACAGTCGATGTACATTGATACGAGGGTTATTGAGCCATCGACGGACCCGTCTGTGCTTACTGTGAGCATACTTTCCTCGGCAGGGCAGATAGGATATCCAGCGAGTCAGATTAACTTCACCACTATGGATCAAGGCTACCACCATCCATAGACAGACTGTTAGATGGGCTTTGTGTGCCCAGGGAGTGGCTTGACCCAGCCAGGTATTCAGGGCATTGTAGAGGCGGGAGTTTTTTTTCACAGCGTTCTTATGGTTTTGAGTGGCATCGCGCATCTTAGAACGCTGGCTCCCACTCAGGTTTTTTTTATCCCTCAAACATCCATCTGACAAACAGTTTGACAAAACAGTCACCGCCTTTTGTCAGTCAATCAGGCTTAGCACATAAGCTAATAGCTGATAGCTAATAGCTGATAGCCCTAATCGCTGATAGCTGATAGCTGATAGCTTAGAGTTTAAGACTACCAGTATTGACAACAGGTTGTATATTTTGCTCAGCTGTCAAAACCACTAGCAAATTGTTAATCATTGCTGCTTTTGTTTCCTCGTCTAGCTGAATAATTTGGTTATCGTTCAGCCGCTTGATGGACATTTCCACCATGCTTAAGGCACCTTCGATAATTTCTTGACGAGCTGCTATGATTGCTTGAGCTTGTTGACGCCTTAGCATGACTTGGGCAATTTCTGGAGCGTAGGCTAAATAGGAAATACGACTATCAATCACCTCGACACCTGACACCTCCAAGCGAGCCTGTAACTCTTCCTTGAGAGCTGCTGCAATCTCTTCGGGGCTGCCTCTGAGTGACGCTAGGTTTTCTTGATTAGTATCGTAGGGATAGCGACTGGCTAAACCACGGATAGCGGTCTCACTTTGGATGGCCACAAAATCTACATAGGAATTCACGTCAAAGGTGGCTTTGGCTGAGTCTACAACTCGCCAGACAACTACCGCAGCAATCTCAATGGGGTTCCCTTTCGCGTCATTTACCTTGAGCTTATCACTGTTGAAATTACGCACTCGTAGAGAAACCAGTTGCTTCGAGGCGAAAGGGTTAACCCACCAAAAGCCAGAGGTACGGACACTGCCAACGTAGTTACCTAAAAACACTAGCACTCGGGCTTGGTTAGGCTGCACAGTCAGAAAGCCTTTTAGGGCAACCAAGGCTACGATCACTAGACCAATACCAAATAAGTTGTTGGTATAGAGAAATACGTCGTTGATATTGGAAAACCCGACTAGACCTTTACCTAACCACACACCAAAACTAGCGATCGCAATAATCCCTACCAGAGCAGCAAAACCATTAATTTTAAAGGTAGGAATTTCCTGAATACGTTCCATTTGCATGTATCGTTTGTGTATTGCTCTGTTTTGTTTTAGCTCATTGGCTGATACATCTATTTTGCTTGGTTTATCGGGGGTTTGACAGTACCCGTAGGGGTACTAATGACTAATTTGACGGTAAACCTGAATCATTTGTTGTGCGATCGCATTCCAACTATAGTGCTTTAAAGCATACTCCTGAGCCTTGACTCCCCGCAGTTGGCATTCCTCTTTATTTTGCAGGGCTTCCCGTAACTGTCTAGTCAAAGCCTGAACCTCGCAAGGACTCACCCATCCTGCTTCCGCATCTTTGACGTTTTCCCAAATATGGACCTGGTCAGAAATCACCACTGCTGTCCCAGCCACCATCGCTTCCGCTACTGCAATCCCAAAGTTTTCGTAGTAAGATGGCAGGACAAATACATCCGCATCCTTTAACAATGCTGCTTTCAAGTCACCGGTCACGAAACCAGTAATGGTAGTATTTGATGATAGAATTGAAGCCTTGATCTGCTCTATGATACTATTTTCATAACTTGGGTCTTGAGGATTAGTTCCCGCCAAGACAAAGTGAAACTGGAATCCTTCGTTTAATAGCTTTTCTAGAGCTGGGATAAGTAAATCCAATCCCTTCTTCGGGTCAATACGAGACATAAACAACACTAAGGGTTGGTCATGGGGAATCTTTAATTCAGTACGTGCTTGAGCTAGTTGTTGCTGGAGTTGTTGCTGGATTGGCGGCGTTACTCCTAAGGGAATCACGATATCAGGGGATGCTGTCCCAAAACGTTCCGAAATCTTAGCTTCCTGTGGACTGGTAAAGTGTATACCAGCTGCTCCAGCTAAATTCGGTTTCTCCCACAGTGCGGCATAGATGCGCTTTAGCTGTTGTTTCTTCCGCAAATCCGCTGGGTCAAGGGTACCTAAGGGACGCAATAGGTAGGGTAATCCCTGTTTTCGGGCGATGGTAGCCGCTGCTGTAGTTACTGGAGAAAATAAGGCATGGATATGGGCAAGGTCAAATTCTGAGGCGTGTTGCCATAGCCAGCGTAATAAGCCCAGGGAAAATTTATAGCGGCGAAAGGGAGAGCAACGGAAGTATCTGATCTGATAACCATCCTGTTCTACTGGTTGATCTAGGGGTACATCCAAAGGGGGTTGACCAGCATCCCCATTAGAGTTAGTAGTTAGTACTGTAATTGCTACTCCTTGAGAGGCCAGAGCCTGAGATAGTCCCTTTACCATTTGACTCGGACCACCATATACCAGGGAAATCGACGGGACGATTTGTAAAATTCGCATGGGATATTTCTTAATACCAAGTTGGGTCAAAGATAGCACTATTCCTAATCAACCTTAGGAGCAATCACGACCTGACGCCATCATTGAGCAACCTCTAGATTACTTATCCCCTGCCTGCACCAATTCATAATACTCTTCCATCTGTGCTAAAGCTGCTTTTGGTTCTTGGGGAAATTGATCAAATTTGGCAGTCTTTTTGAATTTCTGCAAAATTTCCTGACCCTCTTTGTTCTTATGCATTTTCATTAGTACTTCTTTGACTTCCTCAAGTACCTTAGGATCCATATCTGGTGCAGCAACTACCACCTGTCGAGGAAATTTGTTGGTTTCTGCCAACACCACTAGCTGTGACCGTTGACTCTCTGACAATCCTGCAAAGGTTTCACTATCAGTAGCACCAGCATCAACATTTTTGCTCAATACCCAGCGCACAGTGTTGAGGTCATCACCAGCAAAAACATATCCCACCTGATTTTTAGGCACCTGATGATTCGCTTCCCCCTTCTCCACTGGATTCATACCGGCTTTCATCAGATGAGATAGAGGAAACATATAACCTGAGGAGGAGAAGGGAATCTCTAGGGCAAGCATTTTGCCTTTTAAGTCTTCCAGAGATTTCAGACCACTATCTTGGCGGGCGAAAAATATAGTACTGTACTCAGCAACACCCTTCTTCCAGCGGCGCAGGATTACCTTAGCACCAGTTTGGTTAACCATATACATGGCTGGATAAGGACTATCCATGTAAAGATCCACAACACCCGCTTTTATCCATTGCGCCATGGTTTCTTTATCGGAAGCAATTTTGACCTCCCCCTGACCAATTCCTGCTTGACCTAAATTAGCTGCCAGGTAATCAGCAACCCCTTGAAAACGTTGCTTTCTGGATGGATTCAACGCAATGTCCCCTAGCACAATCACTTCTTTAGCTTGAGATTCGCTCTGATTTTGACAACCCCATAGGGGAATTAGGATCCCAATCAGGGCGATTGTGGTTACAACCTTTCGGAACATAGTTTACTCTGTCTTTGACTAGCTGACTCAGGAGATTTACCGAAAAAAGTATCCTGAAAAAAACCTGAAAAAAAGTAGATGCACCCTGGATGAATTTCAGGTTTATGAACTTATAGTTCCCATTGACTAGCTATATCTAACATTCTGTTGTTGAAGGAGTCACATTCATAAAAATAAACGACCCTAACTCAGAACAATTACAATGAGACAACATAACAAGCTAGGGATGTTGCCAGATTGGCTAAATTCACAAAATTTTACCAATTTTGGCAAAATTAGTGGAACCAAGATGCTCCCTAATCATTTGTCTGGATGTCTTCCTGGTTTAGGTGAAGCTGAAATCTGAGGCACTGAGCTGCTCTACACTCACTCCTTCTATGAGAACCTTTCCAGCATCATTGGCCTGAAACAAAGTCCCATCTTCGGTGTTAGTTATCCGACCGTCATAGATAACCGAATTCAACCACTCTTGAGGATCAATATTCCCCCAACCCTGGAATTCAATTTTATCGACACCTACCTCAAAGTCCTTGATCACATCAAATTCACCGGGTAATAGACTTTTATTCTGTTTAAAAATAAAGTGATCATTGCCTTCACCACCAGTCATGACATCACTGCCACGACCACCATTTAAGATATCATCGCCACTGCCACCATCTAGGATATCATCATGGCGACCCCCTTTAATGGTATCATCGCCATGGCTACCATCTAGGATATCATCACCCCTTCCCCCTTGGAGAAAGTCATTATCTAGACCACCGTCAAGGTTGTCATGACCTCGACCCCCCCTGATCGTGTCATTGCCACTGCCACCATCAAGGTCGTCATGACCCCGACCCCCTTTAAGCTTGTCATCACCTTGGTTTCCCTGAATTAAGTCATCACCTCGGTCACCATGAATTGTGTCATTGCCTTCGAGACCCTTAATGATATCATCTTCTTCAGTACCAACTAGTTTGTTATCCCCCTCATCTCCCACAATGCTTTGATCGGGAAGGATTGAGTCGATTTCATAGATGGTGGTCGTGCCACTAACTTCATTGGCTGCTACCAACAGAGGTCTGCCATTGGGACTATCTTCGGCAGAAATGAAGGTCAATCCTTCTGGCCCAAGGTCTCCTGCTGTTCCCGCCGCAGCATCACCGCTAAAATCCCGGTTGTTGATGTATTGCACAAAGGTAGGATGAGTGGGGTCACTCACGTCATAGACCATGATTCCACCAATACGCTCTAAGCCAATAAAAGCGAAGGTGCGTCCATCAATTACTCCTGTTACCACTCCTTCGGGTTCCGGTCCTCTGTCATTGCTGCGGGTATCAAAGGAGTTGTTGGCGTCATTGTCGGAGTTAAAGTCATCAGGGAGAAATTCCGCAGTGATGTGCTCGAAGTCATCTCCACTGTCGAAAACTTGATTGCCATATTCATCCCAGATGGAGAAGGAACGACTCCCGAAGGCAAAAAGCTGATCAAAATCACCGTCACCGTCTGTATCCCCTAAAGTGTTTGTCACTATCAAGGAACCCAGGTTTTCAGCTTGTTGGAGTTCAGCTGCATCGGGAAAAGCATGGGGATCTAGGTTAAGGTCTCCCACTAGCACTTCTTCGCTAAAGCCCTCAAAGTCCCGGCTATCCCCTTCGTTAGCTGTAATTAGGAAGGTTTTGCCGTCTACCTGAAATGATGCGATCGCATCCGGCTGGAACATTCCAAAAACCGGCCAATTCTGGATATTAATCCCATCATCTTGATCACTAGCATCGAAGCCATTACCGGGAAGACTGTGGTCTTTAAATCCTAAGGGCAAGATATCAGTAATTTCGCCACGATTGATATCTAGCACAGCCAAGGCATTATTTTCTTGCAGGGTAATCCAGGCTGTTTGGGAATCCTCAGACACGGTAATGAACTCAGGTTCTAAGTCTTGGGCTACGGTAGCACCGGGACCAAAGATACGTACTCCCTGGTCTTGCAATTGCTCGATTTGAGGATTAAATGCTTTGAAGTCAGCGTTAGTAACAGTAGCTTGCTTAACACCTCCAGAGATGTCGATAATACTAACAGACCCTTCTGGATCAACGGTAAATTCATTATTGGGTTCTCCTTCATTAGCTACCAACACTTTTTGACCATCAGCGGTGAAGGTCAATGCATCAGGTAGCGCTCCAACAGTTACGGCATTCAAGAAATGGCCATCAGTGTTAAAGAAAACAACTTGACCAGGATTCTGTGTATTTTCATCTTCAACTGCTACAGCAACAATACCATTATTCACCGCAACACTGTTGGTACCTCCCCCAAAATCATTGAGGCTAATTTCAGTAATTTTGGTAGGATTAGCAGGATCGCTCAGATTCAGAACATCAATGGCATTATTAGCGCCATTGACTACAAACAGGCGTTGTGAGCTGGTGTCATAAGCAGGAATTTCAGCAGCACCATCGTCAAATATACCGGTTTCAAAGGTACTAATTGTTGATAGTTTTATATAATTTGTCATGGCTAAATTTAGGATTTATAGTTGGGTTTTAAATAAAAAGGGAGCAGGGAGCAGGGAGCAGGGAGCAGGGAACAGGGAGCAGGGAATAGGGAACAGGGAACAGGGAACAGGGAACAGGGAACAGGGAACAGGGAACAGGGTTAAGAGTATGGGAAGTGTGAAAAAATCCTGTGTACCTCACTCGTCCTGATAATTGCTATAGGGGTGTATCTCACTTTTATAAATTTTGCGTAGGGTGCGTTAGGGGTGGGATTGCCCTGATTTTCCGCCTCTTTGCCAGCGTTGAAATAGCCCACCCCGTAACGCACCACCGGCTCAAACAGCTTTTAGGAGATGCACCCTGCTATAGTGAATATTATCTGTTTGTTTTATAATTTTATAAGCAATAAAATTGGTTTATTAAAAAAATATTCAAAATCTCGAAGTATTAACCACAAAGTATCTTCCTGATTAAGCAAACTAGTTTAATCAGAAATAAAACAGGTAAACTGTATTTAGATAGTCAGGTTGATTTTTAGGATTACTAGTGGTTAGGCCAGCTAATAAACAAAATTAACTAAAAATTACCTATAGTTAGGTGTACATCAATAACTACAGGGCTATATTAATTAATAAAGAACTATTTCACGTAATTATGTGGCCATCCTGGCAATAATTTAAAAGGATAGGACTTACCCACTGAAACGAAAAATTAAGGGTTTAGCCAATAAGTCATTAATCGTAGGGTGGGCAGTGCTTACGAAGGCGGTTTGCAAGCTTCTGAATTTGTCTGGTGCACTGCCCACCATGAACCAAGCTTATGGAGTCATTAATCCTAGGGTGGGCAGTGCTTACCAACG includes:
- the hpsP gene encoding hormogonium polysaccharide biosynthesis glycosyltransferase HpsP, with the protein product MRILQIVPSISLVYGGPSQMVKGLSQALASQGVAITVLTTNSNGDAGQPPLDVPLDQPVEQDGYQIRYFRCSPFRRYKFSLGLLRWLWQHASEFDLAHIHALFSPVTTAAATIARKQGLPYLLRPLGTLDPADLRKKQQLKRIYAALWEKPNLAGAAGIHFTSPQEAKISERFGTASPDIVIPLGVTPPIQQQLQQQLAQARTELKIPHDQPLVLFMSRIDPKKGLDLLIPALEKLLNEGFQFHFVLAGTNPQDPSYENSIIEQIKASILSSNTTITGFVTGDLKAALLKDADVFVLPSYYENFGIAVAEAMVAGTAVVISDQVHIWENVKDAEAGWVSPCEVQALTRQLREALQNKEECQLRGVKAQEYALKHYSWNAIAQQMIQVYRQISH
- a CDS encoding SPFH domain-containing protein, with product MERIQEIPTFKINGFAALVGIIAIASFGVWLGKGLVGFSNINDVFLYTNNLFGIGLVIVALVALKGFLTVQPNQARVLVFLGNYVGSVRTSGFWWVNPFASKQLVSLRVRNFNSDKLKVNDAKGNPIEIAAVVVWRVVDSAKATFDVNSYVDFVAIQSETAIRGLASRYPYDTNQENLASLRGSPEEIAAALKEELQARLEVSGVEVIDSRISYLAYAPEIAQVMLRRQQAQAIIAARQEIIEGALSMVEMSIKRLNDNQIIQLDEETKAAMINNLLVVLTAEQNIQPVVNTGSLKL
- a CDS encoding FkbM family methyltransferase — translated: MDLEQISRKSLFGQVLRLPLRLIPPEMTMPIWLGKLAGKKWIVGAGRNGCWLGTYEYDNQRVLEKTLKLGNTVFDIGAHAGFFTLLTSVLVGDQGKVFAFEPLPQNLGYLRKHLSINSITNATVMAAALSDRSGMASFRETSGSYQGGISSQGTLQVKMVSLDQLIASGELPVPDCIKIDVEGHEKFVLLGAKSLLESAHPTIFLSIHGRPVYQQCCQLLESLGYKIQVLDKPHGGELPKNLDLIASYPG
- a CDS encoding choice-of-anchor I family protein — translated: MTNYIKLSTISTFETGIFDDGAAEIPAYDTSSQRLFVVNGANNAIDVLNLSDPANPTKITEISLNDFGGGTNSVAVNNGIVAVAVEDENTQNPGQVVFFNTDGHFLNAVTVGALPDALTFTADGQKVLVANEGEPNNEFTVDPEGSVSIIDISGGVKQATVTNADFKAFNPQIEQLQDQGVRIFGPGATVAQDLEPEFITVSEDSQTAWITLQENNALAVLDINRGEITDILPLGFKDHSLPGNGFDASDQDDGINIQNWPVFGMFQPDAIASFQVDGKTFLITANEGDSRDFEGFSEEVLVGDLNLDPHAFPDAAELQQAENLGSLIVTNTLGDTDGDGDFDQLFAFGSRSFSIWDEYGNQVFDSGDDFEHITAEFLPDDFNSDNDANNSFDTRSNDRGPEPEGVVTGVIDGRTFAFIGLERIGGIMVYDVSDPTHPTFVQYINNRDFSGDAAAGTAGDLGPEGLTFISAEDSPNGRPLLVAANEVSGTTTIYEIDSILPDQSIVGDEGDNKLVGTEEDDIIKGLEGNDTIHGDRGDDLIQGNQGDDKLKGGRGHDDLDGGSGNDTIRGGRGHDNLDGGLDNDFLQGGRGDDILDGSHGDDTIKGGRHDDILDGGSGDDILNGGRGSDVMTGGEGNDHFIFKQNKSLLPGEFDVIKDFEVGVDKIEFQGWGNIDPQEWLNSVIYDGRITNTEDGTLFQANDAGKVLIEGVSVEQLSASDFSFT
- a CDS encoding phosphate/phosphite/phosphonate ABC transporter substrate-binding protein, with translation MFRKVVTTIALIGILIPLWGCQNQSESQAKEVIVLGDIALNPSRKQRFQGVADYLAANLGQAGIGQGEVKIASDKETMAQWIKAGVVDLYMDSPYPAMYMVNQTGAKVILRRWKKGVAEYSTIFFARQDSGLKSLEDLKGKMLALEIPFSSSGYMFPLSHLMKAGMNPVEKGEANHQVPKNQVGYVFAGDDLNTVRWVLSKNVDAGATDSETFAGLSESQRSQLVVLAETNKFPRQVVVAAPDMDPKVLEEVKEVLMKMHKNKEGQEILQKFKKTAKFDQFPQEPKAALAQMEEYYELVQAGDK
- a CDS encoding transposase; amino-acid sequence: MSIASSLVAVVYRGRALPVAWRVLHHSSAMVSFRDYRDLLDQAARCLPKHVKIVLLADRGFVHKDLIKALTQKWHWHYRIRLKKDAWIWRTGKGWCQLKKFHFKPGEALCFHNVGLHKDQWYDSLHIAFGRNNINGEFWAIVSDQPTTLQTFCEYGLRFDIEEAFKDDQSNGWNIQKSEIRCVCAMHETVVHLGLGHTLCDSARHIGCGNRETTVG